The Orcinus orca chromosome 20, mOrcOrc1.1, whole genome shotgun sequence region AGGAGGAGCTGGTATTGTATCCCAGCAAAAGGGAAAGCGAGAGTCCGTGTGGGGTCTCCAAAGGGCTTGGAAGGGCCCAAATCGTTCCCCAAATAGGAAGTCATCCCATAATAGGCACTATGATATTTTAACGCCCTGCCCAAGCTCCACACTGTCCCATCTTCAGCCGGTCAGTCACAGAGGGAAGTTATTCGGGGCACGGAGAAGGGTAGGTGTGGCCACGTGTATTTGGAGATGTAGGGTAATTGGGGGATTCTGAGCTGCTGCCGTCCAACCTCCACTTCATGCCAGGGGTGGAAAAGCCACTGGAGACCAACTTCATAAGAGCCGTGACCCTGGCACCCTGGGGCTCCTTCggccctcctcctgcctctcctcacCCCTCACCCTCTCCTGGAACCTAGAAAGGGGAAGGGACCCCTAGAATCCTTACCTGGGAGTAACCGCCTTGATCAAAATTTCTAGAGTTTTCGAAGGGTCAGTTGTAGGTGGCGGGGGAAAGCAGGTAGTACAGGGAGCAGTAAATTAACACTTGGCTTGCTCTTGCCTGAGACCCTCCTCTTGCCTGAGGCCTTTCCCAGATCCCCAAGGAAGCCAGCTGTGCCCCCTCTCAGCAGGACCCCTGATGGGAGTTCCACCCCAATCCGGCTGCCAGGTAGTGGTCCCCTCCTGGCCCTCTCACCCCTCACGTAGGGACACTGTATTTGTTAGCGTCCACACCTCAGCTCTGTAAATGTCCTTAAGTTTCCACGTGCGGTACTGCCCCAATCCTCCTGGGAGCTTCCCAAACAAGTGTCATGTTTCCCTGTGCCCACCTCTCTTGCTCCATCCACTACCCCAGCTCTAGTCCAATTCGCCAAGTGGACACGCCTGCAGAACTAGAGGTCAGACGGGAGACAGGGCATCCCCGGCATCAGGGAGTGGATGATGAGGGGCTAGAGTGAGCACCGTAGGCAGGGCACCTCTTCTGGAAATTAGAGGGCATATTTAAGCCACACTTCCTGGTGAGGCTGGGAAGGTGGGGAACAGAAGCTGAGGGAGCCCAGGATGACAACTCCGGTGACGCCACCTACCCTGGGGCTGGCAGCTTTCGGGAAGACCTCGGAGCGGGTTTCCTCAGCAGGGACCACCAGGGGCCCCACCTCTGCCTTCAACAAAGGAGAACTTACCCAGTGGAGCTCAGAACTGCCAccgctgctgctgttgctgccgccgctgctgccgccactgaTGCTGCCACCGCTGTTCCTGCCATCACTGCTGCTTCCCTGAGGGTCAGGAAGAGACCAGAGTGAGGTCTAAAGATGGGGACACCGAGATTGCTTTCCTCTCTCCCCGGCCTCCCTTGCTCAGGACTATTTCCCGCCCAGTCTGAGAGGAGCAGAATTTCTGCAGAATGCCCCAGGTTGTCCTGTCCTCTTACCCCAGAGTTGCTAGAGCTTCCACCTGAGCCAGATGGTGGGCGGTTGGTGCATTGCAGAGggaaggggacgggtgaggtttgAGACTTCAGTCAAAGCCATCCCCACAGGCCAGGCTCTCCTGCTTCCCTGGCTTGGCCTTCTTTCCCATCGCATCTCTCTTCCATGCCCATCTCACTCTTCCAAGTCTCCTCCCCACACCTCTCTCTCCCCTGTCCGACCTGCCTCTTCCCTCAACCCCTCCCCTGcccatctttctttcctcttcgtCTCTCCCACTTTCTATCACACGCATCCAGACAGCTCTTCTTCTCCAGACTCTTCCTCTTACCTCTGCATTTGGGTTGTCGCTGCTTCTCCTTGAGCCATAAGGAGGTTGGGCCACAGCTGCCTGCAGGGAGGGTGAGACTGAGCATGGGATCGGGAAGGACACGGGGGAAACGCCAAAAGTGTGGGCTTGAAGGGAGGGAGGTGGCAGGCATCAGGGCCAGGGTGATGTCCTGATGTCCTGATGTACCTGAGTGTTGGTGCCTAGGTTGAATGCCCCTCCATAGCCTTCGTGGCCCCAGGAGCCTCCCTGAGAGTTGGTCCCAAAGCTGCCACCTGAGCCTCCAGAATACACCTGGTCCCAGGGAATCCCTGGACCTCCAGGATTGCCTGGAGAGCCAGAGGAGCCATGGCCTCCAGAAGGAGGCTGCCCATTGGTTCCCTGCAAGAACAACGTGGCCGCCCTGAGTGTGTGTGGCCACCTCCCTCTGGGATGGGGTAGGACAGGCAGAGCAACTCAGATAGAGAAGCCACAGGGAGAAGCAGGTGGAGAGAGACCtcagggtggtgggggagggatgcctAACATAGAAGGAAACTGGCCCAGACAGCCACCAATAAGGGAGCCCTTCCTCCTATTAACTGCTTCCCAGGACTCTCAACCCAGCTGCCCGCAGCCTCCCATTTCCACACCCGGCTTCCAGCCACTCACCAAAGCACCGTTGCCGCCAGGCATCCCCTGCGAGGAGCTGTGGGCAGCGTCCACTCCGTGCTGAATGACATTCTCAGCCTGtctgccagcctcactcccagtGTTTCCAAGAGCATGGGCCGCTTTCTCAACCCCACGGGCGAGAGCATCCCCCACGCCGGGGCCCATGGTCTCCTTGACTCCAGAACCCGCTGCCTCTCCATCCCCTCCGCCAGTGGCCTCCCCGACTCCGTGCTTGATGGCCTCTCCCGCCCCGTGTCCAGTGGTCTCCATGGCCCCTGCTCCAGAGTTCTCCCCTCCACTCAGCAGTAGGCCAGTCTCCCCACTGCCCAGGCACAGGGCCAGCAGGAGGCAGGCCAGACACCCCTGTAGCTTCATCTCTGCCTCGTTCCTTCTCTCCTGAGTGTCTTCTTCCCACCCAAGTTTACTCGCttgccctttctctttccctgcGTCTGCGtgccctcctccctgctctccttCCTTCTGACTTCTCGTTCTCCCTTCCTCTAGGTCTGcagccttctctctcttttcccagaTGTCCCTGTTTTCCCACAGCCCTTGTCCCCGCTGCTACTCCTTATACTGTAGCTTGGAAgaaggtggcagggctgggcagcccAGAGTCCCTCCCCACAGTGACTCAGGCCCAGCCACCCATAGGTGAGCTGTAATTGTGAGCCTGAGAGCCTGTGTCGAAACAGAGAGGGAGCCCGTGcatcagggagggagggggaaatgggatgAGACCGGTGCCAAAGTGTTCCCATTTCCCAACCCCAGGAGTCTGGGGCGCAGGGTAGGCGGTCGCATCTGAGGTGATAGGCTGGTAGTGTCTCCTagaggtggtggggggggggacttAGGAGAGAGGAATCAGGCAGGACCTCATCAGGGGGGCGAGGGTAGGGAACCCAGCGGGATAGGACCCACCCTAGGTGTAAGCCAGCCTGGGTCGGGGACGCCAGAATGGCAGGACACCACCTGCCGCTGCAGGTGCCCTTCCTCAGCCTTCCTCTCCGTTTCCATCGGCCTTTGTCTCTCGcatctctctcccctcctatACTGCCATCTAAAGGTGACTGCCTCACACTTCCACACCTTCCAGCCACAGAGAGCCTGGGACCCGGGAGACCGCCCTCAGTGGGGACGCCAGGCATCTGTCGGGGAAGGAAGTGGCTACGACCCTGAGAGGGGTCATCGGGGCGCCTCAGTTAGCATCCCGGCTGCTCTGAGCTGAGAAAGCTGGGTGGAGCTGGGGAGCTGGGCAGGCGGGCCACCCCCAAGGAATGAGGGGGCGAGGAAGACCTAGGGAGGGAGCTGCTGACCCAGGCACCCATCCTGTTTACCGGGCCTGGTGGGGGCACGTGTGTGAGCTCACGGCCTGCCGCGAGGGCTGGGACTACACCAGCGCACCCcactgctgcccccagcccctcccagaggGGCCAGAGTGGCACTGGCAAGGGAGGAGGGGTCAGCACAGGGGCAGGAGCCCCGGGTCAGCCAGTGGCCCTCTCCCCTGGGCCCAGCTCAGGATGCAGAACTCGGGCAGCCTCCCGAGGTCTCATCGCTGCTCAGCGAGCGAGGCTGCTTCTCCACTCCCAGGAACCCCAGGCCCTCCCACTTGGCACTGCCTTGTATCGCTGGGACTCATCGCCGAGTTAGGAGGGGCCGGTTTCTATCCGCCTTTCTCAGCGTCTCTCCGTcagtctctctctccaccccaacACCTTCACCCCAACTTGTAACACCCATCACCTCTCACGATGTAAACACAATCCCTGTCTGTCCTCCGCTGCTCCTTCCTAGCTCCTTATTACCCCATCGCTGACTCTTTAATGATGATAATAGTGGTGGgggtaataacaataaaaatcatcatcatcgttGTAGCTGCAGTTTATCCAGGGCTTTCTATGTGCCCAGCACCGGACTAGGCACTTTAAGGCTCAGACAGCCCTGGGAGAATCGGTCTTATTCTCAGCCTGtctgccagcctcactcccagtGTTTCCAAGAGCATGGGCCGCTTCCTCAGCCCCACGGGCGAGAGCATCCCCCACCCCGGGGCCCGTGGCctccctgactccagagcctgttgcCTGTCCATGGGATGACTCGGCGATGAGTCCCAGTGACCCAAGGCAGTGCCAAGTGGGAGGACCTGGGGTTCCTGGGAGTGGAGAAGCACACACCACATTTAGGGACAGAGAACTTGGGGCTCAGAGGGGACATGGTGAGTATGCGGTAGAGGCAAAGCTAagcccagcctgtctcattccTGAGCCTGGCTTCCAGCGTATTCTGTCATCTCCGTGTCTCAGACCTTCCCCTGCTTTTCGAAGCCCTCATTCTTCCCTGGACAGAATTAGTTTGGATTTTGCTCCGGGGCCATGTAAGGGGCAGAGAGCAGGAGGAAATCTGGGGCCTCCGGGGTTGGTGATGGACATCCCAGCCCCCTGAGCCTGCTGCTTCCCATTCCCGCGGGGCAGGACCACAGGGCAGGAGGTGGTGTGTGTGCTCACTGACTCCAGGACTCCTTCCCACACTTCCTTCGCGGGACACCCTCACCATGGTGTAGAGctgccctctcccttctctgttactaatatttttctttaagccaGCTTACTTTCTTAAGTATATTTTAAGAGAATACTTTATATCACCACTCTTAAGTGGAAAGCCAGGCTCACTGGCCCATATATAGAAAGAACCAGAAAAACAAAGTGAGAAGCAAACAATCGTATTACATTATAGCTGGCGGCAGCTCCTGTACCCTCTTTGTTAAAAAGGGAGATTAGCAAGTATGAGAGAGGTGTTCCAGGCACACCAGCACAGAAATGGAGTCTTCCTCTTTACCTAATCAGAAAGCTTCAAAGAGAATTAAGAAAAGAGTAAATTTCTCACTGTGTGATTCAGACTTATTCAAAGCCATCCTCACGAACCACCTAAATTCTCCCATGCCACCAGCAGTCCCATGTTCTACCTTCTGGGAAACACTACCCTCAGACATCCCTGGACCTGAGGGGTCACCTCAAATCAGTCTTAAggcatatttatta contains the following coding sequences:
- the DMKN gene encoding dermokine isoform X4, translated to MKLQGCLACLLLALCLGSGETGLLLSGGENSGAGAMETTGHGAGEAIKHGVGEATGGGDGEAAGSGVKETMGPGVGDALARGVEKAAHALGNTGSEAGRQAENVIQHGVDAAHSSSQGMPGGNGALGTNGQPPSGGHGSSGSPGNPGGPGIPWDQVYSGGSGGSFGTNSQGGSWGHEGYGGAFNLGTNTQAAVAQPPYGSRRSSDNPNAEGSSSDGRNSGGSISGGSSGGSNSSSGGSSELHWNSQLFPGLFGLDTFWKNLKSKLGFMNWDTINKDQVPDLRTRIFLYFCRLWEKFKQNTPFLNWKAITENYDYNQQTHATASGGQHSAQIPTKCGVTVSSSASRARPDLLQWVKFW
- the DMKN gene encoding dermokine isoform X5, yielding MKLQGCLACLLLALCLGSGETGLLLSGGENSGAGAMETTGHGAGEAIKHGVGEATGGGDGEAAGSGVKETMGPGVGDALARGVEKAAHALGNTGSEAGRQAENVIQHGVDAAHSSSQGMPGGNGALAAVAQPPYGSRRSSDNPNAEGSSSDGRNSGGSISGGSSGGSNSSSGGSSELHWNSQLFPGLFGLDTFWKNLKSKLGFMNWDTINKDQVPDLRTRIFLYFCRLWEKFKQNTPFLNWKAITENYDYNQQTHATASGGQHSAQIPTKCGVTVSSSASRARPDLLQWVKFW